In a genomic window of Zingiber officinale cultivar Zhangliang chromosome 9B, Zo_v1.1, whole genome shotgun sequence:
- the LOC122024017 gene encoding probable polygalacturonase — protein sequence MQALALLVALLSVLLPQGLAAETATTCAGIVPMRRRREVISISDFGGVGDGKTLNTWAFHKAIYRIQHVRRRGGTLLYIPAGIWLTGSFNLTSHMTLYLARGAVIKATQDVWNWPLVDPLPSYGRGREFPGNRYASFIQANGIRDVIITGENGTIDGQGEIWWNLWKQKRLLHTRPHLLELMNSRDILVSNAVFLNSPFWNIHPVYCSNVVIKLVTVLAPYDSPNTDGVDPDSSSNVCIEDSFISTGDDLVAVKSGWDEYGISYGRPSYGITIRRLTGTTPFSGFAIGSETSGGVENVLVDNINLYNVGTGIHIKTNIGRGGYIRNITISDITMNTVSKAIQIASDVGEHPDENFNPNAIPMVDGITIKNVWGMEVEQPGSIEGIKNSPFTNICLFNVKLWGVGASLWKCTDVSGGALGVNPWPCPQLTSSYATSSC from the exons ATGCAAGCCTTGGCGTTGCTGGTGGCACTGCTATCAGTGTTGCTACCGCAAGGTCTAGCAGCAGAAACTGCAACGACTTGCGCCGGCATAGTCCCTATGAGAAGGCGGCGGGAGGTGATATCGATAAGTGACTTCGGTGGAGTAGGAGATGGGAAAACGCTCAACACTTGGGCCTTCCACAAGGCCATATACAGAATCCAGCACGTCAGGAGAAGAGGTGGCACATTGCTCTATATTCCTGCAGGGATATGGCTCACGGGAAGCTTCAATCTCACCAGCCACATGACACTCTATTTGGCTAGGGGAGCAGTCATCAAGGCAACTCAG GATGTATGGAACTGGCCCTTGGTGGATCCTTTGCCATCctatggaagaggaagagagtTTCCTGGCAATAGATATGCGAGCTTCATCCAGGCAAATGGGATTCGCGATGTCATCATAACAG GAGAAAATGGAACAATTGATGGTCAAGGAGAGATCTGGTGGAATTTGTGGAAGCAGAAGAGACTTCTTCACACCAGACCACACCTGTTAGAGCTTATGAACTCCAGGGATATCCTTGTTTCTAATGCGGTGTTTCTCAACTCTCCTTTTTGGAACATTCATCCTGTTTACTGCAG CAATGTAGTAATAAAGCTTGTGACAGTGTTGGCTCCATATGACTCTCCGAACACTGACGGAGTAGATCCTG ATTCCAGCTCAAATGTCTGCATTGAAGATTCCTTCATTTCAACCGGCGATGATTTGGTTGCTGTGAAGAGTGGTTGGGATGAGTATGGAATTTCCTATGGTCGCCCAAGCTATGGTATTACAATCCGAAGGCTCACCGGCACCACACCCTTTTCTGGATTTGCCATAGGAAGTGAAACCTCAGGAGGTGTTGAGAATGTCTTGGTTGATAACATTAATCTCTACAACGTTGGCACTGGAATCCATATAAAGACTAACATTGGCAGGGGAGGCTACATCAGAAACATAACAATAAGCGATATCACCATGAACACTGTCAGTAAGGCTATCCAAATTGCCAGTGATGTCGGTGAACACCCTGATGAGAACTTCAATCCAAATGCAATTCCAATGGTTGACGGGATCACCATCAAGAATGTGTGGGGAATGGAGGTCGAGCAGCCTGGCTCCATAGAAGGCATAAAGAACTCACCATTTACAAATATATGCCTCTTCAATGTCAAGCTCTGGGGTGTTGGTGCCTCCCTGTGGAAGTGCACTGATGTTAGTGGAGGTGCGCTCGGTGTCAATCCCTGGCCTTGTCCTCAACTAACCAGCAGCTATGCAACAAGCTCTTGCTGA